Proteins co-encoded in one Arachis hypogaea cultivar Tifrunner chromosome 13, arahy.Tifrunner.gnm2.J5K5, whole genome shotgun sequence genomic window:
- the LOC112737506 gene encoding pentatricopeptide repeat-containing protein At1g73710-like, which yields MSCSDIFFVSPPSSSSSISSNFVVKVLTKPHYSGHLPTHITKSHFPRIHCHSKTLSSSLKDRKSKKKKAYGGNLPSILKSLEYSVDVEATLDSFSQNPSPKEITVILREQGRWERVVKVFEWFKSQRGYVPNVIHYNVVLRVLGKAQRWDQLRLLWIEMAKNGVSPTNNTYSMLVDVYGKAGLVREALLWIKHMRLRGFFPDEVTMSTIVKVLKDAGEFVRADRFYKDWCDGRVVLDDLDLDSLSVTATNGSRSMPISFKHFLSTELFKTGGRNILNSSNKEIGPQKPQLTSTFNTLIDLYGKAGRLKDAAEVFADMLKSGVAMDTITFNTMIFICGSHGNLLEAESLLNKMEEKGISPDTKTYNILLSLYANSGNTDAALCCYRRIRDVGLFPDDVTHRALLGALCSKNMVQAVETLIDEMEKSSVSVNEHSLPSIIKMYVNEGALDKANDMLQKFLMNGVPSSSICAAIMDAFAEKGHWLEAENVFYWERGVPGQRRDVIEYNVLIKAYGKGKLYDKAVSLFRGMKNHGTWPDGCTYNSLIQMLSGADLVDQARDLMVEMQGMAFKPHCQTFSAVIACYARLSQLSDAVSVYQEMLRAGVKPNEVVYGSLINGFAEYGSLEEALRYFNIMEECGLSANLVVLTSLLKSYCKVGNLEGVKAIYERMQNLEGGLDLVACNSMISLFADLGLVSEAKMAFENLREMGWADGISYVTMMFLYKDVGRIDEAIEIAEEMRLLGLLRDCVSYNKVLVCYATHGQLYECGELIHDMISKKLLPNDGTFKVLFTVLKKGGFPIEAVVQLESSLKEGKPYARQAAITALYSLVGMHDLALKSVQTFIESEVDLDSFAYNVAIYAYGSAGEINKALNTYMKMQDKHLEPDIVTQINMVGCYGKAGMVEGVKRIFTQLRGGEIKPCKSLFKAIIDGYKVCNRKDLAELVSQEMKITFNLEENNEVESKIESENGSDCD from the coding sequence ATGTCATGTTCAGACATATTTTTTGTAAGtcctccttcttcatcttcttcaatttcttcaaACTTTGTTGTCAAGGTTCTCACAAAACCTCACTATTCGGGCCATTTGCCAACCCATATTACAAAATCGCACTTTCCTCGCATTCATTGTCATTCAAAGACTCTATCTTCATCCCTAAAGGATcggaagagcaagaagaagaaggcGTATGGCGGTAATTTACCTTCAATTTTGAAATCTTTAGAGTATTCTGTTGATGTTGAAGCGACCCTTGATTCTTTCTCTCAGAATCCTAGTCCTAAAGAGATAACTGTTATACTTAGGGAACAGGGTAGGTGGGAGCGTGTTGTTAAGGTTTTTGAGTGGTTTAAGTCACAGAGAGGGTATGTTCCCAATGTGATTCACTATAATGTTGTGCTTAGAGTTCTTGGTAAGGCTCAGAGATGGGACCAATTGAGGCTTCTCTGGATCGAAATGGCAAAAAACGGGGTTTCGCCTACTAATAACACTTATAGCATGCTTGTTGATGTGTATGGGAAAGCAGGTCTTGTTAGAGAAGCACTTCTGTGGATTAAGCATATGAGGTTGAGGGGTTTTTTTCCTGATGAGGTTACAATGAGTACGATTGTTAAGGTGTTGAAGGATGCGGGAGAGTTTGTTAGGGCAGATAGGTTTTACAAGGATTGGTGTGATGGTAGGGTTGTGTTAGATGATCTTGATTTGGATTCTCTATCAGTTACTGCTACGAATGGTTCTAGATCGATGCCTATTAGTTTCAAGCATTTCCTTTCAACCGAGCTGTTTAAGACGGGTGGGAGAAACATTTTGAATTCATCAAACAAGGAGATTGGTCCCCAGAAACCCCAGTTGACTTCAACTTTCAATACCTTGATAGATTTGTATGGCAAGGCTGGACGGCTAAAGGATGCTGCCGAAGTCTTTGCTGATATGTTAAAATCCGGAGTGGCAATGGATACAATCACTTTTAATACTATGATCTTTATCTGTGGAAGTCATGGTAATTTGTTGGAAGCTGAATCTCTGCTTAATAAAATGGAAGAAAAGGGTATATCCCCTGATACGAAAACTTACAATATCCTTCTGTCCTTGTATGCTAATTCGGGGAATACTGATGCTGCTCTTTGTTGTTATAGAAGGATTAGAGATGTTGGGCTCTTTCCGGATGATGTAACTCACAGAGCTCTTCTTGGTGCGCTATGTTCAAAGAATATGGTTCAAGCTGTGGAAACTCTGATTGATGAAATGGAGAAATCTTCTGTTTCTGTCAATGAGCACTCTCTTCCTAGTATCATCAAGATGTATGTTAATGAAGGAGCCCTTGACAAAGCAAATGATATGCTTCAGAAATTTCTAATGAACGGTGTACCATCATCAAGTATATGTGCTGCAATTATGGATGCTTTTGCTGAAAAGGGACATTGGCTTGAAGCCGAGAATGTGTTTTATTGGGAAAGAGGTGTGCCAGGACAGAGAAGGGATGTCATAGAATACAATGTCTTGATCAAAGCGTATGGCAAAGGAAAACTTTACGACAAAGCTGTTTCTCTCTTCAGGGGAATGAAGAATCATGGAACTTGGCCTGATGGTTGCACTTATAATTCTCTCATTCAGATGTTATCCGGTGCTGATTTAGTCGATCAGGCAAGAGATCTCATGGTTGAAATGCAAGGGATGGCATTTAAGCCGCATTGTCAGACTTTTTCTGCTGTTATTGCATGCTATGCTCGTCTCAGTCAGCTTTCTGATGCTGTCAGTGTGTACCAGGAAATGCTACGAGCCGGAGTAAAACCAAATGAGGTTGTGTATGGATCTTTAATAAACGGATTTGCAGAATACGGTAGTCTTGAGGAGGCACTTAGGTATTTCAACATTATGGAAGAATGCGGATTATCTGCCAATTTAGTTGTGTTGACATCCTTGCTAAAGTCTTATTGTAAGGTTGGGAACTTGGAAGGAGTAAAAGCCATTTATGAACGGATGCAGAACTTGGAAGGTGGTCTTGATTTAGTTGCGTGCAATAGTATGATCAGTCTCTTTGCAGATCTCGGATTGGTATCCGAAGCCAAGATGGCTTTCGAGAATTTGAGAGAAATGGGCTGGGCAGACGGGATTTCATACGTGACAATGATGTTTCTTTATAAAGATGTGGGAAGGATCGACGAGGCCATTGAGATCGCGGAGGAGATGAGGCTTTTAGGTTTACTGAGGGATTGTGTTTCATATAATAAGGTACTGGTATGTTATGCCACTCATGGACAGCTTTATGAGTGTGGTGAACTAATACATGATATGATATCTAAGAAGCTTTTGCCAAATGATGGAACTTTTAAAGTGTTGTTCACTGTATTAAAGAAGGGAGGGTTTCCAATTGAAGCAGTTGTGCAGTTGGAGTCATCTCTGAAGGAGGGGAAGCCTTATGCGCGACAAGCTGCGATCACTGCTTTGTATTCTTTAGTTGGTATGCACGATTTGGCGCTTAAATCCGTTCAGACATTCATAGAATCCGAGGTTGATCTTGACTCCTTTGCATATAATGTAGCAATCTATGCATACGGTTCGGCTGGAGAAATCAACAAGGCCTTGAACACATACATGAAAATGCAGGATAAGCATTTGGAGCCGGACATTGTGACTCAGATTAATATGGTAGGTTGTTATGGAAAAGCTGGCATGGTTGAAGGCGTGAAACGGATATTTACCCAACTAAGAGGCGGAGAGATCAAGCCATGCAAGTCTTTGTTCAAGGCTATTATAGATGGTTACAAAGTTTGCAATAGAAAGGACCTAGCTGAGTTAGTTAGCCAAGAGATGAAAATCACATTCAACTTGGAAGAAAATAATGAAGTTGAGAGCAAAATTGAAAGTGAAAATGGAAGTGATTgtgattga
- the LOC112737508 gene encoding uncharacterized protein isoform X1 codes for MTRLSFRPRPLDIHKKLPIVKSVKDFEDDEAPTSTRNSQLLRIATEVEHEVHPVPSRRVASEIPTPQFVVVDTYERDYSCTFAQPNSYLRARGARAEIGEFVEYDLDNEDEDWLFEFNKEKKILMPEMFEALLFKLEVLDHKARERAGVITPTLGSPIPVLLRLDGAIEALQAQSKYTVIESVYDYWKEKRERWQKPILRRLQPPPPSNDTNPYNVFRPREKAHRFHTRRMQRRENNVQSFEKLRQVRRNLEQAKSLVQAVIKREEKKREVMDNEVMLQRIQMKYKFQETYELMSDSLSQHETKFLEDSLALSRLTPYSSKFVSSEEEFFESDNMMTSHPHSRPSVVQIHPSYDANPAMLPAAFSKQEFRRQHVPQGWPQKLDPLEPVLLFTKPLLPDKLHMAGIVPPSDTLRDNNGVPTRAYKFHGRIGRGGRIIFDRWNPLMQTPIDCGNSYYMPPKPRPSFNM; via the exons ATGACTAGGTTGTCTTTCAGGCCCCGGCCACTTGACATCCACAAGAAGCTCCCCATTGTTAAGTCTGTTAAGGACTTCGAAGATGACGAGGCACCTACTTCTACTCGTAACTCGCAGTTGCTGCGAATTGCTACTGAGGTTGAGCATGAG GTACATCCTGTTCCCAGCAGGAGAGTGGCCTCTGAAATCCCTACTCCTCAGTTTGTTGTTGTGGATACATATGAAAGGGACTATTCTTGCACTTTTGCTCAACCAAATTCTTACTTGCGGGCAAGAGGAG CTCGGGCTGAGATTGGAGAGTTTGTTGAGTATGACTTGGACAATGAAGATGAGGACTGGCTTTTTGAGTTTAACAAGGAAAAGAAGATTCTGATGCCTGAAAT GTTTGAGGCTCTTCTTTTCAAGCTGGAGGTATTGGATCATAAGGCTCGTGAAAGGGCTGGAGTTATAACACCTACTCTTGGTTCACCAATTCCGGTGCTACTACGGCTTGATGGTGCTATTGAG GCCCTACAAGCTCAGTCAAAATATACAGTTATTGAATCAGTATATGATTACTGGAAAGAGAAG CGAGAAAGGTGGCAAAAGCCAATTTTGCGACGTTTGCAG CCCCCTCCACCTTCTAATGACACCAACCCATATAATGTCTTTCGTCCTAGGGAAAAAGCCCACAGGTTTCACACAAGAAGG ATGCAACGAAGAGAAAACAATGTCCAGTCATTTGAGAAGCTTCGCCAG GTTAGACGGAACCTTGAACAAGCTAAGAGCTTGGTGCAGGCTGTGATCAAG AGGgaggagaaaaagagagaagtaatGGATAATGAAGTTATGCTGCAGAGGATACAAATGAAGTATAAG TTTCAGGAAACTTATGAACTGATGAGTGATTCCCTATCTCAGCATGAAACCAAATTTTTGGAAGACAGCTTAGCACTCTCGAGACTCACTCCCTACTCATCGAAGTTTGTTTCAAGTGAGGAGGAGTTCTTCGAGTCAGACAATATGATGACTAGTCATCCTCATTCAAGGCCTTCAGTAGTACAGATTCATCCTTCATATGATGCCAACCCAGCCATGCTTCCTGCAGCTTTTTCAAAGCAAGAGTTTAGGAGGCAACATGTTCCACAAGGCTGGCCTCAAAAGTTG GATCCTCTTGAGCCAGTTTTGTTGTTCACAAAACCTTTACTTCCAGACAAGTTGCATATGGCAGGCATTGTGCCACCATCAGATACTTTAAGAGATAATAATGGGGTGCCAACAAGAGCATATAAATTCCATGGAAGAATTGGCAGAGGAGGCCGTATAATATTTGACAGATGGAATCCACTTATGCAGACCCCAATTGACTGTGGAAATTCTTATTATATGCCACCAAAACCAAGACCTTCATTCAACATGTAA
- the LOC112737508 gene encoding uncharacterized protein isoform X4, protein MTRLSFRPRPLDIHKKLPIVKSVKDFEDDEAPTSTRNSQLLRIATEVEHEVHPVPSRRVASEIPTPQFVVVDTYERDYSCTFAQPNSYLRARGARAEIGEFVEYDLDNEDEDWLFEFNKEKKILMPEMFEALLFKLEVLDHKARERAGVITPTLGSPIPVLLRLDGAIERERWQKPILRRLQPPPPSNDTNPYNVFRPREKAHRFHTRRMQRRENNVQSFEKLRQVRRNLEQAKSLVQAVIKREEKKREVMDNEVMLQRIQMKYKHETKFLEDSLALSRLTPYSSKFVSSEEEFFESDNMMTSHPHSRPSVVQIHPSYDANPAMLPAAFSKQEFRRQHVPQGWPQKLDPLEPVLLFTKPLLPDKLHMAGIVPPSDTLRDNNGVPTRAYKFHGRIGRGGRIIFDRWNPLMQTPIDCGNSYYMPPKPRPSFNM, encoded by the exons ATGACTAGGTTGTCTTTCAGGCCCCGGCCACTTGACATCCACAAGAAGCTCCCCATTGTTAAGTCTGTTAAGGACTTCGAAGATGACGAGGCACCTACTTCTACTCGTAACTCGCAGTTGCTGCGAATTGCTACTGAGGTTGAGCATGAG GTACATCCTGTTCCCAGCAGGAGAGTGGCCTCTGAAATCCCTACTCCTCAGTTTGTTGTTGTGGATACATATGAAAGGGACTATTCTTGCACTTTTGCTCAACCAAATTCTTACTTGCGGGCAAGAGGAG CTCGGGCTGAGATTGGAGAGTTTGTTGAGTATGACTTGGACAATGAAGATGAGGACTGGCTTTTTGAGTTTAACAAGGAAAAGAAGATTCTGATGCCTGAAAT GTTTGAGGCTCTTCTTTTCAAGCTGGAGGTATTGGATCATAAGGCTCGTGAAAGGGCTGGAGTTATAACACCTACTCTTGGTTCACCAATTCCGGTGCTACTACGGCTTGATGGTGCTATTGAG CGAGAAAGGTGGCAAAAGCCAATTTTGCGACGTTTGCAG CCCCCTCCACCTTCTAATGACACCAACCCATATAATGTCTTTCGTCCTAGGGAAAAAGCCCACAGGTTTCACACAAGAAGG ATGCAACGAAGAGAAAACAATGTCCAGTCATTTGAGAAGCTTCGCCAG GTTAGACGGAACCTTGAACAAGCTAAGAGCTTGGTGCAGGCTGTGATCAAG AGGgaggagaaaaagagagaagtaatGGATAATGAAGTTATGCTGCAGAGGATACAAATGAAGTATAAG CATGAAACCAAATTTTTGGAAGACAGCTTAGCACTCTCGAGACTCACTCCCTACTCATCGAAGTTTGTTTCAAGTGAGGAGGAGTTCTTCGAGTCAGACAATATGATGACTAGTCATCCTCATTCAAGGCCTTCAGTAGTACAGATTCATCCTTCATATGATGCCAACCCAGCCATGCTTCCTGCAGCTTTTTCAAAGCAAGAGTTTAGGAGGCAACATGTTCCACAAGGCTGGCCTCAAAAGTTG GATCCTCTTGAGCCAGTTTTGTTGTTCACAAAACCTTTACTTCCAGACAAGTTGCATATGGCAGGCATTGTGCCACCATCAGATACTTTAAGAGATAATAATGGGGTGCCAACAAGAGCATATAAATTCCATGGAAGAATTGGCAGAGGAGGCCGTATAATATTTGACAGATGGAATCCACTTATGCAGACCCCAATTGACTGTGGAAATTCTTATTATATGCCACCAAAACCAAGACCTTCATTCAACATGTAA
- the LOC112737507 gene encoding small ribosomal subunit protein eS7: MFTSRKKIHKDNDAEPTEFEETVAQYVFDLENTNQDLKSDLKDLYINQAIQMDVAGNRKAVVIYVPFRLRKSFRKIHLRLVRELEKKFSGKDVVLIATRRIVRPPKKGSAVQRPRTRTLTAVHDAILEDVVYPAEIVGKRVRYRLDGSKIIKVFLDPKERNNTEYKLEAFSGVYRKLTGKDVSFEFPITDA, encoded by the exons ATGTTCACTTCAAGGAAGAAAATCCACAAGGATAATGATGCTGAACCCACTGAGTTTGAGGAGACAGTTGCACAG tACGTGTTTGATTTGGAGAACACTAATCAGGACCTGAAAAGTGATTTGAAAGATCTTTACATAAACCAGGCAAT TCAAATGGACGTGGCTGGGAATCGCAAGGCTGTGGTCATCTATGTTCCTTTCAGATTGAGGAAGTCGTTCCGCAAAATTCATCTTCGTCTTGTCAGGGAGCTTGAGAAGAAGTTTAGTGGGAAG GATGTTGTGTTGATCGCCACAAGAAGGATCGTGCGTCCTCCAAAGAAAGGGTCTGCTGTTCAGCGGCCCCGTACCCGCACTTTGACTGCTGTGCATGATGCTATTCTTGAAGACGTAGTTTATCCTGCCGAGATTGTTGGCAAACGAGTCAGATACAGACTCGACGGATCAAAAATAATCAAA GTTTTCTTGGATCCGAAGGAACGCAACAACACTGAATACAAGCTGGAGGCTTTCTCTGGAGTTTACAGGAAGCTTACCGGAAAAGATGTATCTTTTGAGTTTCCAATCACAGATGCCTAG
- the LOC112737508 gene encoding uncharacterized protein isoform X2 yields MTRLSFRPRPLDIHKKLPIVKSVKDFEDDEAPTSTRNSQLLRIATEVEHEVHPVPSRRVASEIPTPQFVVVDTYERDYSCTFAQPNSYLRARGARAEIGEFVEYDLDNEDEDWLFEFNKEKKILMPEMFEALLFKLEVLDHKARERAGVITPTLGSPIPVLLRLDGAIEALQAQSKYTVIESVYDYWKEKRERWQKPILRRLQPPPPSNDTNPYNVFRPREKAHRFHTRRMQRRENNVQSFEKLRQVRRNLEQAKSLVQAVIKREEKKREVMDNEVMLQRIQMKYKHETKFLEDSLALSRLTPYSSKFVSSEEEFFESDNMMTSHPHSRPSVVQIHPSYDANPAMLPAAFSKQEFRRQHVPQGWPQKLDPLEPVLLFTKPLLPDKLHMAGIVPPSDTLRDNNGVPTRAYKFHGRIGRGGRIIFDRWNPLMQTPIDCGNSYYMPPKPRPSFNM; encoded by the exons ATGACTAGGTTGTCTTTCAGGCCCCGGCCACTTGACATCCACAAGAAGCTCCCCATTGTTAAGTCTGTTAAGGACTTCGAAGATGACGAGGCACCTACTTCTACTCGTAACTCGCAGTTGCTGCGAATTGCTACTGAGGTTGAGCATGAG GTACATCCTGTTCCCAGCAGGAGAGTGGCCTCTGAAATCCCTACTCCTCAGTTTGTTGTTGTGGATACATATGAAAGGGACTATTCTTGCACTTTTGCTCAACCAAATTCTTACTTGCGGGCAAGAGGAG CTCGGGCTGAGATTGGAGAGTTTGTTGAGTATGACTTGGACAATGAAGATGAGGACTGGCTTTTTGAGTTTAACAAGGAAAAGAAGATTCTGATGCCTGAAAT GTTTGAGGCTCTTCTTTTCAAGCTGGAGGTATTGGATCATAAGGCTCGTGAAAGGGCTGGAGTTATAACACCTACTCTTGGTTCACCAATTCCGGTGCTACTACGGCTTGATGGTGCTATTGAG GCCCTACAAGCTCAGTCAAAATATACAGTTATTGAATCAGTATATGATTACTGGAAAGAGAAG CGAGAAAGGTGGCAAAAGCCAATTTTGCGACGTTTGCAG CCCCCTCCACCTTCTAATGACACCAACCCATATAATGTCTTTCGTCCTAGGGAAAAAGCCCACAGGTTTCACACAAGAAGG ATGCAACGAAGAGAAAACAATGTCCAGTCATTTGAGAAGCTTCGCCAG GTTAGACGGAACCTTGAACAAGCTAAGAGCTTGGTGCAGGCTGTGATCAAG AGGgaggagaaaaagagagaagtaatGGATAATGAAGTTATGCTGCAGAGGATACAAATGAAGTATAAG CATGAAACCAAATTTTTGGAAGACAGCTTAGCACTCTCGAGACTCACTCCCTACTCATCGAAGTTTGTTTCAAGTGAGGAGGAGTTCTTCGAGTCAGACAATATGATGACTAGTCATCCTCATTCAAGGCCTTCAGTAGTACAGATTCATCCTTCATATGATGCCAACCCAGCCATGCTTCCTGCAGCTTTTTCAAAGCAAGAGTTTAGGAGGCAACATGTTCCACAAGGCTGGCCTCAAAAGTTG GATCCTCTTGAGCCAGTTTTGTTGTTCACAAAACCTTTACTTCCAGACAAGTTGCATATGGCAGGCATTGTGCCACCATCAGATACTTTAAGAGATAATAATGGGGTGCCAACAAGAGCATATAAATTCCATGGAAGAATTGGCAGAGGAGGCCGTATAATATTTGACAGATGGAATCCACTTATGCAGACCCCAATTGACTGTGGAAATTCTTATTATATGCCACCAAAACCAAGACCTTCATTCAACATGTAA
- the LOC112737508 gene encoding uncharacterized protein isoform X3: MTRLSFRPRPLDIHKKLPIVKSVKDFEDDEAPTSTRNSQLLRIATEVEHEVHPVPSRRVASEIPTPQFVVVDTYERDYSCTFAQPNSYLRARGARAEIGEFVEYDLDNEDEDWLFEFNKEKKILMPEMFEALLFKLEVLDHKARERAGVITPTLGSPIPVLLRLDGAIERERWQKPILRRLQPPPPSNDTNPYNVFRPREKAHRFHTRRMQRRENNVQSFEKLRQVRRNLEQAKSLVQAVIKREEKKREVMDNEVMLQRIQMKYKFQETYELMSDSLSQHETKFLEDSLALSRLTPYSSKFVSSEEEFFESDNMMTSHPHSRPSVVQIHPSYDANPAMLPAAFSKQEFRRQHVPQGWPQKLDPLEPVLLFTKPLLPDKLHMAGIVPPSDTLRDNNGVPTRAYKFHGRIGRGGRIIFDRWNPLMQTPIDCGNSYYMPPKPRPSFNM, translated from the exons ATGACTAGGTTGTCTTTCAGGCCCCGGCCACTTGACATCCACAAGAAGCTCCCCATTGTTAAGTCTGTTAAGGACTTCGAAGATGACGAGGCACCTACTTCTACTCGTAACTCGCAGTTGCTGCGAATTGCTACTGAGGTTGAGCATGAG GTACATCCTGTTCCCAGCAGGAGAGTGGCCTCTGAAATCCCTACTCCTCAGTTTGTTGTTGTGGATACATATGAAAGGGACTATTCTTGCACTTTTGCTCAACCAAATTCTTACTTGCGGGCAAGAGGAG CTCGGGCTGAGATTGGAGAGTTTGTTGAGTATGACTTGGACAATGAAGATGAGGACTGGCTTTTTGAGTTTAACAAGGAAAAGAAGATTCTGATGCCTGAAAT GTTTGAGGCTCTTCTTTTCAAGCTGGAGGTATTGGATCATAAGGCTCGTGAAAGGGCTGGAGTTATAACACCTACTCTTGGTTCACCAATTCCGGTGCTACTACGGCTTGATGGTGCTATTGAG CGAGAAAGGTGGCAAAAGCCAATTTTGCGACGTTTGCAG CCCCCTCCACCTTCTAATGACACCAACCCATATAATGTCTTTCGTCCTAGGGAAAAAGCCCACAGGTTTCACACAAGAAGG ATGCAACGAAGAGAAAACAATGTCCAGTCATTTGAGAAGCTTCGCCAG GTTAGACGGAACCTTGAACAAGCTAAGAGCTTGGTGCAGGCTGTGATCAAG AGGgaggagaaaaagagagaagtaatGGATAATGAAGTTATGCTGCAGAGGATACAAATGAAGTATAAG TTTCAGGAAACTTATGAACTGATGAGTGATTCCCTATCTCAGCATGAAACCAAATTTTTGGAAGACAGCTTAGCACTCTCGAGACTCACTCCCTACTCATCGAAGTTTGTTTCAAGTGAGGAGGAGTTCTTCGAGTCAGACAATATGATGACTAGTCATCCTCATTCAAGGCCTTCAGTAGTACAGATTCATCCTTCATATGATGCCAACCCAGCCATGCTTCCTGCAGCTTTTTCAAAGCAAGAGTTTAGGAGGCAACATGTTCCACAAGGCTGGCCTCAAAAGTTG GATCCTCTTGAGCCAGTTTTGTTGTTCACAAAACCTTTACTTCCAGACAAGTTGCATATGGCAGGCATTGTGCCACCATCAGATACTTTAAGAGATAATAATGGGGTGCCAACAAGAGCATATAAATTCCATGGAAGAATTGGCAGAGGAGGCCGTATAATATTTGACAGATGGAATCCACTTATGCAGACCCCAATTGACTGTGGAAATTCTTATTATATGCCACCAAAACCAAGACCTTCATTCAACATGTAA